From a region of the Colias croceus chromosome 14, ilColCroc2.1 genome:
- the LOC123697254 gene encoding uncharacterized protein LOC123697254, whose product MAVPHITSFCWCMGLEAGSKLIGFLHLVISFSLMVVCAVYAEAFRQYVGTVEDAGDRLYTTWYAITCAVAVFTVLHVLLAATLLYAVFKRNTRALRIWVWLMLALYCASLIYVIAAMTFGFTVSGSDIFLAFLQGLVFFGVLAYCILCVNSYYLMLKSSEDMQGPHKTDF is encoded by the exons ATGGCGGTTCCGCACATTACATCGTTCTGCTGGTGTATGGGGCTAGAGGCTGGATCGAAATTGATTGGATTTTTGCATTTG GTAATCTCGTTCAGCTTGATGGTAGTATGTGCAGTTTACGCGGAAGCGTTCCGACAGTACGTGGGCACGGTGGAGGACGCGGGCGACCGCCTGTACACCACGTGGTACGCGATCACGTGCGCCGTGGCCGTGTTCACCGTGCTTCACGTGCTGCTCGCTGCTACACTGCTGTATGCAGTGTTTAAG AGAAACACCCGCGCCCTTCGTATTTGGGTATGGCTGATGCTGGCTCTGTACTGCGCCTCTCTAATCTATGTGATAGCGGCCATGACATTTGGCTTCACTGTATCGGGTTCGGATATATTCCTCGCCTTTTTGCAGGGATTGGTTTTCTTTG gAGTATTAGCCTATTGTATCCTCTGCGTGAACAGCTACTACCTGATGCTGAAGAGCTCCGAAGACATGCAAGGTCCACACAAGACTGATTTCTAG
- the LOC123697255 gene encoding uncharacterized protein LOC123697255: MLVIGRAGDDYHEHPSCITAIPVVMKRPTDNIHTGSSSSVATTAEVVEFFDDLFDSVNCYPGGAAKGKMRKAVKINSCKCCSCKKNCMKSFTSKSTEDNIYSYMRQREYKLLKNSNLVYPSSKLLVLYREASCLNIII; this comes from the exons atgttggtCATTGGAAGGGCAG GTGATGATTATCATGAACATCCATCATGCATTACAGCTATTCCAGTTGTTATGAAAAGACCTACAG ataaCATTCACACGGGCAGCAGTAGCAGTGTGGCTACTACAGCGGAAGTTGTGGAGTTCTTCGACGATTTATTCGATAGCGTAAATTGTTATCCTGGAGGCGCAGCAAAAGGGAAAATGAGAAAagcagtaaaaataaactcttgCAAATGCTGCTCttgcaaaaaaaattgcatgaAGAGCTTTACTAGTAAATCTACAgaggataatatttattcttacatGCGCCAAAGagaatataaacttttaaaaaatagtaatttagtTTATCCAAGTTCCAAACTTCTAGTGTTGTACAGGGAAGCAAGttgtttaaacataattatttaa